The Deinococcus detaillensis genomic sequence GGCGCGGACGTTCGCCAGCGCGAGACGCTGGGTTTCCGGCTGATGGGGCAGCGCTTCACGCTGGACGGCGCGGCGCTGCAACAGCTCATCTACCGCGAGGTCGGCACCGAACAAAAGCCCCGCACCCTCCCTCGCGGGCTGGACCTGCTCGCCGCCATGGGCAGCGACCCCGCGCTGAACGAGCTGCGGACACTGGGCGACGCGGCCTACGCCAACTACGGGCCGCAGATGCAAAAGACCCGCACCCAGTTCGCGGTGCTGCAACCCGCCGACTGGAACGCCAACGTCTACAGCGGCTGGTTATACGTGCTGCAGGCGCTGGCGAAACCGGAAACGCGGGACAGCCGCTATCCGGCCTTCATGCGGACCCCGGCGTGGACGCGCAAAGAGATGCTCACCGCGCTGGGATCGTGGACCGAGCTGCGGCACGACACACTGCTGTACGCTAAGCAGGTCATGGTCGAGATGGGTGGGGGCGAGGAACCCGAACACCCGCGCGGGTATGTGGAGCCCAACGTCCAAGTCTGGACCCGGTTGTTGGCGCTCGAAACCCTGACCCGCCACGTGCTTACCAATCAAAAGATTCTTTCCGAGCGCACCGATAACAACTTGACGGAACTCCGCAGCATGCTGGAGTTTCTGAAAACCGTGAGCGCCAAACAACTGACCGGACAGCCCCTGAGCCGCGACAGTTATGACCGCATCCACTTTTTCGGCGGCTGGCTTGAGCAGCTCAAAATTGCCAGCACCGATCCCGAGGGTGGCGATGACGGTGGTACGCCCTCCTTCGACGAGCAGCCCTACGCGGGCGTGGTGGCAGACGTGGCGACGGCGAACGGTGTGGCTCTGGAGGAGGGCACCGGCACCATTCACGAGTTGTACGCCGTCGTGCCGGACGGGCGCGGCGGGCAGCAGATCGCGCGGGGCGGGGTGTATTCGCAGTACGAGTTCACAGTTCCTGTCTCTCAGCGCCTGACCGACGAGACGTGGCGGGCGCGGCTGAAAGCGGGGAAGCTACCCCCGACGCACCCGTGGCTGGACGGTATCGTGGTGAAGTGAGGACGGTGACGTGAAGGCCAGCGCCACGCTGCTGTCTGTCCTCGGCCTGCTGGCCCTCACTTCTGGCGGGCGGGAAGACCCGATACCGCTGACGTTCGCGCTGGTGGGGGACGTGAGCGTGGGGCGTGGAGTGGCTCAGATCAACGCCGCAGACTGGAGCGCTGCTCTTTCAGATATTCAGGCGGCGCTCAAGGCCGACGCCACCTTCGGCAACCTGGAATCCCCTCTGACCACGCAGCCTCATCAAGGAAGTGGCCTGGA encodes the following:
- a CDS encoding DUF3160 domain-containing protein — its product is MTLSTGAGGAASTLPVNLGALSNPGLLRGNPDLGLPALNAAQRTALARQGFVITPAGWRQFDAVYEATRYAEQPVFVTTDSVLHIYHLVFDKMLRDLERETLAPTVRQLTARLVASAQRQLKALGGTPLEEDARRALAYLAVAQKLADPAAPVPVEVAALVAAELKLIDAHAGMASSPIFAASEMLEDYSQYVPRGHYTRSETLKRYFRTLTWLGRMNLRVTKPGETRTAALITHLMTGDAQAQKLWARVYDPTALLIGAGDDLNYRQYAQALQAVTGGNIRKLGDPATLEAFQASLAKLPPPRVNSVFVVAKPGEGADVRQRETLGFRLMGQRFTLDGAALQQLIYREVGTEQKPRTLPRGLDLLAAMGSDPALNELRTLGDAAYANYGPQMQKTRTQFAVLQPADWNANVYSGWLYVLQALAKPETRDSRYPAFMRTPAWTRKEMLTALGSWTELRHDTLLYAKQVMVEMGGGEEPEHPRGYVEPNVQVWTRLLALETLTRHVLTNQKILSERTDNNLTELRSMLEFLKTVSAKQLTGQPLSRDSYDRIHFFGGWLEQLKIASTDPEGGDDGGTPSFDEQPYAGVVADVATANGVALEEGTGTIHELYAVVPDGRGGQQIARGGVYSQYEFTVPVSQRLTDETWRARLKAGKLPPTHPWLDGIVVK